The Desulfobotulus mexicanus genome includes the window CTGTGATCTGGGTGTGGATATAGCGCAGATTTTCAGGCTATAATGATCTTGCCTGTGAATAGAATTGCTGGTGATAAAGAAATACAGATAAAAAACCATAGTAAATATGTGTCGTACCTGTTCCGTAAGGAAGCCATCTAAGGCTGTCATTGAGGCTTAACAGGAGCATGGTGAATGTCTTTTCCGGGTTGAGTAACGCCTTTCCTTTGAGGAAGGCGTTTTTATTTTTGGTGGCGGACTTGCAATTTCAGCATAAAAATATTTTAATGACTATCATCTTTGATCCAGAATCCGGCTTATAGTAAGGTCTGGTTCTTATTCTCTCATAATTTCTGCGTTTTTTTATTATGTTTGTAAACCTTGTGTTTTTGTCGGATATCTTCCTTACTCTGTTACGGGGTTTGCCTTGAAAAATCGGGTTCTGGATTTCCGGCTCTCCCGCCACCTAATAATGGGGCATTATGTCTGGTATTCCTTCGTTTGATTTGAGTGATAGAGATTTCAGTTTTTTCAGCCGTCTTGTGTATGAAAAATGCGGAATTTCTCTGCATGATGGAAAAAAGGAACTGGTGCGCTCCCGTCTTTCCAAGCGTCTCAGAGAACTGCACTTTTCCGGTTTCTCCCAATACCTAAAATACCTTCAGTCACCGGACGGTGAAGATGAGCTGATTCTGATGCTGGATGCCATTTCCACCAACCTCACCAGCTTTTTTCGGGAAAAACGGCATTTTGATTTTCTTGAAAAAGAGGCTTTGGAAAGCATTACTGCTCAGATGAAACGGGAGAGCCGACGGGAGCTGAATATTTGGAGCGCTGGTTGTTCCACCGGAGAAGAGCCGTATACGCTGGGAATATGTCTTTCAGAAGCACTGGGGGCATCCTCCGGCCTGAAGGTGAAAATTCTGGCGACGGATCTTTCCACCCGTGTTCTGGATACGGCTCAGTCGGGTATTTATCCCAGTGCCAGGGTGGCAGGGCTCCCGCAGGATCTTCTCAAGCGTTATTTTCTTAAGGGAAGGGGAAAAAGGCAGGGGCAGGTGCGGGTGAATCCTGAAATCCGCAGTATGATTACTTTCCGCCGTTTCAATCTTATGGACCCGTTTCCTGCAGGTGTCCGTTTTGATGTCATATTCTGTCGCAATGTGATGATTTACTTTGATAAGCCTACTCAGGAAGTTCTTGTGGGAAAATTTCATCAGTCACTTAGGCAGGGGGGGTATCTCTTTATCGGTCATTCCGAAAGCCTGATGGGTATAGAGCATCGTTTCCGCTATGTCCAACCGACCATTTACCTTAAAAGCTGAGTCTTTTTAAGGGAGGTTTTTATGGAAAAAACGGCATCTGGCATTCAGGCCGTTCTTGATGAAGTGGCTTTGAAGGTTGTCATGCTTGAGGCAGATGACATTCCGGGGCTGGGTATTCTGCTTTCTGATCTGGATCGTCTTGGTTCTTCATTGGCAGCTTCGGATCTGCCGGAATCTGCAGGTCAGCTTCTTTCTTCTGTGCGGATTTTTACTGAGCGTCTTATTCTTGGCGAAGTTAGCGATACTGTCCCTTTGGAGAACAGTATTACTCTTTTGCAGGAAATGGACAGAGCCTCTACACGGGGGATCAGCTGGGACGGGGATATTTCTTCTCTTGTTAATGAGCTGAAGGGGACCTTGCCTTCGGATCAGCCTCAGGCTGAAGAAACCTGCAATAAGAAAGCTTCTTTATCTGCAGATACTGAAAGTGGCGGTTTTGACGGTGACAGAAGTTATAAGGATCAGGATCTTGAAATACTGGCGGATTTTGTGGTGGAATCCCTTGAAAGTCTTGAAAACATTGAAGTACGTTTGATTGATCTGGAGGAAGACCCTGGGGATGTGAAAATACTCAATGATATTTTCCGCCCCTTTCATACAATTAAGGGAGTTTCGGGTTTTCTGGATCTTTTTGAAATAAATCGTCTTGCCCATAGTACGGAAAATCTTCTGGACAGTGCCAGGGAAGGTAAACTCGGGCTTAGCCAGGAATTTATTGATCTTATTTTGAGTTCAGTGGATACCCTGAGGGAATTGATCGGTTGCGTGCGTGGCAGCCTCAGTGAGGGCGGCAGAATGAAAGGCTGTGGCGTGGATATTCATCCACTCATGGAGCGCATGGATCAGTATAAGGACAGCCCTGTATCCGGCAGGCTGGGAGAAATTCTTGTAAAACGGGGCCTTGTCGATGAACAGGCTATAGAGGATGGCCTGAAGAAACAGGAGGCCTATGGAAAGCCTCTGGGCGAAATTCTGATTTCAGAAAAAAAAGTGAGTCCAAAGGATGTGGTTTCCGCCCTAAGGGATCAGAAGCGGGGAAGGCAGAACGGTAACGGCAAAGGGGCTGCCCTGCAGGTAAAGGTGGATACGGCGAAGCTCGACAACCTTGTGGATCTCACGGGTGAACTGGTGATTGCCCAGGCTATGCTCCGGCAGCAGGCTCTGGATAAGGCCAGGGATTTTTCCCAGAATATGGGGCGTCTCGGGCAGATCGTTTCGGATATTCAGCGTCTGGCCATGGGGATGCGCATGGTGCAGATTGGCAATACCTTTCAGAAGATGCACCGTCTTGTACGGGAACTTGCCAAGGCGGGAGGAAAGCAGGTTGTTCTGGAAATGTCGGGTCAGGATACGGAAATTGACCGCAATGTCGTTGAAACCCTTTATGAGCCCATGGTGCATATGATCCGTAATGCCGTGGATCATGGGCTGGAAACGCCCGAAGAAAGACTGGCTTCTGGAAAGCCGGAGAGGGGTACGATTTTTTTGAAGGCCTACCATAAGGGTGGCAGTATTGTTATTGAGATGTCCGATGATGGTCGCGGACTGGATGCGGAACGAATTTTAGCTAAGGGCGTTGAGCGGGGGATAGTTTCTCCGGATGCCCATCCCACAAAGCAGGAGATTTTTGAGCTGATCTTCCATCCCGGTTTTTCAACGGCTGCAGCCATTACCGATGTTTCCGGCAGAGGTGTTGGTATGGATGTGGTGAAAAGGGTACTGGAAACTCTGAGGGGGCGTCTGGATATCCATTCAGAGCCAAAGAAGGGGACAACCTTTGTTCTGGCCCTTCCCCTGACCATGGCCATCATTGACGGTATGCTGGTCCGGGTTGGCAGGGAACGTTACATTATTCCTGCCATTGCCATTTTAGAATCTTTTCGCCCGGCAAAAAAGGATGTCTTCACCGTCGCCAATCATGGTGAAATGGTCATGGTTCGGGGATCTTTGGTACCGCTTATCCGCCTTGGTCAGATCTGTGATGTGCCAGAAGACAGGACGCAGCCATGGGAAGCTCTGGTGGTGGTTGTGGAAAACAAGGAACGAAGACGGGCCCTGCTTCTGGATGAGCTTTTGAGTAAAGAGGAGTTTGTCATTAAAAGTATGGGAGAAACCTTCTGTAAGCTGGGTTTTCTTGCGGGGGCTGCGATTCTGGGGGACGGTTGTGTGGGCTTGATTCTGGATATGGCAGGCCTTTTTGACATGACAGAGAATCTGGTGCCAACTGAAATGAAAAGCCGGAATTCAGAAATGATTACCGAAGGGCAAGAGGAGGGCCGGTGAGAGTGATTGTTGGCGTTTCCGATATGAAAGTCAGCGCAAATCCGGGTGATGAACTGGTTACCTATTCTCTGGGTTCCTGTATTGGCATAGTTATCTATGACCCGGTGGCCAAGGTTGGGGGGATTCTGCATTATATGCTTCCGGAATCATCACTGGATCCGGAAAAAGCCAGAAAGAATCCTTATATGTTTGCTGATACAGGAATTCCTGCCCTTTTTAAAGCAAGCTATGCTTTGGGGGCTAAAAAACAGCGCATGAAG containing:
- a CDS encoding chemotaxis protein CheA — protein: MEKTASGIQAVLDEVALKVVMLEADDIPGLGILLSDLDRLGSSLAASDLPESAGQLLSSVRIFTERLILGEVSDTVPLENSITLLQEMDRASTRGISWDGDISSLVNELKGTLPSDQPQAEETCNKKASLSADTESGGFDGDRSYKDQDLEILADFVVESLESLENIEVRLIDLEEDPGDVKILNDIFRPFHTIKGVSGFLDLFEINRLAHSTENLLDSAREGKLGLSQEFIDLILSSVDTLRELIGCVRGSLSEGGRMKGCGVDIHPLMERMDQYKDSPVSGRLGEILVKRGLVDEQAIEDGLKKQEAYGKPLGEILISEKKVSPKDVVSALRDQKRGRQNGNGKGAALQVKVDTAKLDNLVDLTGELVIAQAMLRQQALDKARDFSQNMGRLGQIVSDIQRLAMGMRMVQIGNTFQKMHRLVRELAKAGGKQVVLEMSGQDTEIDRNVVETLYEPMVHMIRNAVDHGLETPEERLASGKPERGTIFLKAYHKGGSIVIEMSDDGRGLDAERILAKGVERGIVSPDAHPTKQEIFELIFHPGFSTAAAITDVSGRGVGMDVVKRVLETLRGRLDIHSEPKKGTTFVLALPLTMAIIDGMLVRVGRERYIIPAIAILESFRPAKKDVFTVANHGEMVMVRGSLVPLIRLGQICDVPEDRTQPWEALVVVVENKERRRALLLDELLSKEEFVIKSMGETFCKLGFLAGAAILGDGCVGLILDMAGLFDMTENLVPTEMKSRNSEMITEGQEEGR
- a CDS encoding chemotaxis protein CheD — protein: MRVIVGVSDMKVSANPGDELVTYSLGSCIGIVIYDPVAKVGGILHYMLPESSLDPEKARKNPYMFADTGIPALFKASYALGAKKQRMKVAIAGGAQILDQQGFFNIGKRNHMAVKKMFFRNNVIANHEDVGGNVNRTVRLKIVSGDIHIKVGGEGEKKL
- a CDS encoding CheR family methyltransferase, translating into MSGIPSFDLSDRDFSFFSRLVYEKCGISLHDGKKELVRSRLSKRLRELHFSGFSQYLKYLQSPDGEDELILMLDAISTNLTSFFREKRHFDFLEKEALESITAQMKRESRRELNIWSAGCSTGEEPYTLGICLSEALGASSGLKVKILATDLSTRVLDTAQSGIYPSARVAGLPQDLLKRYFLKGRGKRQGQVRVNPEIRSMITFRRFNLMDPFPAGVRFDVIFCRNVMIYFDKPTQEVLVGKFHQSLRQGGYLFIGHSESLMGIEHRFRYVQPTIYLKS